From a single Shewanella denitrificans OS217 genomic region:
- a CDS encoding MNIO family bufferin maturase, with the protein MDDAVITQPFLGFGLGLRTDHFEHILQHQPDIDWFEVLSENYLVAGGKPRYYLEAIAEQYPVVMHGVSMSIGSSDPLDMTYLTALKKLSNDIKPKWISDHICWTSIHGINSHDLLPLPYTDETVTHVAERVAQVQDFLGERILLENVSSYLSYKDSTMDEWQFLSRVAEEADSLILLDINNIYVSARNHHFDPMTYLERIDARRVQQFHLAGHSDYGDYVIDTHDHDIPTSVWDLYQAALKRFGPVSTMIERDANIPAFPALYQELRHAQALANQTLPGNPELQRSRLGSQRCSSTENTNTNTHIKPLAYRKPLAGEMS; encoded by the coding sequence ATGGATGATGCTGTCATTACTCAGCCTTTCTTAGGATTCGGCTTGGGTCTAAGGACCGATCATTTTGAACATATTTTGCAGCACCAGCCCGATATCGATTGGTTTGAGGTGCTCAGTGAAAACTACTTAGTCGCTGGGGGCAAACCTAGGTACTATCTTGAGGCCATCGCCGAGCAATATCCCGTCGTCATGCATGGCGTGTCCATGTCCATTGGCAGTAGCGATCCCTTAGATATGACGTATTTAACAGCCCTTAAAAAGCTCAGCAATGACATTAAGCCCAAATGGATCTCAGATCATATCTGCTGGACCTCCATTCACGGCATTAATAGTCATGATTTACTGCCACTGCCCTACACAGACGAAACCGTGACTCATGTGGCCGAGCGTGTCGCCCAAGTGCAAGACTTTTTAGGGGAGCGCATTCTGCTTGAAAATGTCTCCAGTTATTTATCTTACAAGGACTCCACTATGGATGAGTGGCAGTTTTTAAGCCGAGTCGCCGAGGAAGCAGACAGCTTAATATTGTTAGATATCAATAACATTTATGTTAGCGCTCGCAATCATCACTTCGACCCCATGACCTATCTTGAGCGCATTGATGCTCGTCGAGTCCAGCAATTTCATTTAGCCGGCCACAGCGATTACGGTGATTATGTCATCGACACTCACGACCACGATATTCCCACCAGCGTGTGGGACTTATATCAAGCAGCCTTGAAACGTTTTGGCCCTGTCAGCACCATGATAGAAAGGGATGCCAACATCCCAGCCTTTCCCGCGCTTTATCAAGAGCTGCGCCACGCACAAGCCTTAGCGAACCAGACCTTGCCAGGCAACCCTGAATTACAGCGTTCACGCTTAGGCAGCCAGCGATGCAGTAGTACTGAAAACACCAACACCAACACTCATATAAAGCCATTAGCGTATCGAAAGCCATTAGCGGGTGAGATGTCATGA
- a CDS encoding curli assembly protein CsgF: MKNRMLLAGGLISFAALTQATELVYTPVNPSFGGSALNGSFLLNKAQAQNDNARTNDKDFVTRFQESLERNIINSITRGVANGEITDGVYDTGDFRVEVSPTANGVMLTITNLETGDVTVIEMPTFPTAPTTGAN, from the coding sequence ATGAAAAACAGGATGTTATTAGCGGGCGGCTTAATTAGCTTTGCCGCTTTGACTCAGGCTACTGAGTTAGTCTATACCCCAGTTAATCCAAGTTTTGGCGGTTCAGCATTAAATGGCTCATTTTTACTTAATAAAGCCCAAGCGCAAAACGACAATGCCAGAACCAATGACAAAGATTTTGTCACTCGTTTTCAGGAGTCCTTAGAGCGTAATATCATCAATTCCATTACTCGCGGAGTTGCCAATGGCGAAATTACCGATGGCGTTTACGATACCGGTGACTTTAGGGTTGAAGTGTCACCGACGGCTAATGGGGTAATGCTGACCATCACTAACTTAGAAACCGGTGATGTGACTGTCATCGAAATGCCGACTTTTCCTACGGCCCCAACTACGGGGGCTAATTAA
- a CDS encoding HvfC/BufC N-terminal domain-containing protein, translating to MSELAKLQSQFMDYLLTESLDGQTPLSQGAAEFQARIADQQGIGADVRLQIYANAYRIRLKETMETDHEMLGLYLGDELFDKLAAQYTQANPSRFRSLREFCDALPDFLQQDSFFSQYPILADIARFERRLLSAFAAADTSRASFSELQALAPEYWPNCRLRFHPSVQIFICHSNAVESWQALKQAKAPAAAEYQSRRAWLLWRGTSRLTEFISLTEEQLLLLQGFIRGENFASQCELMLEFHDEQLAPLKVLQALQAWFTMGIIRSVEVS from the coding sequence ATGAGTGAACTTGCCAAACTTCAAAGCCAATTTATGGACTACCTGTTAACGGAGAGCCTTGATGGCCAAACGCCCCTAAGCCAAGGGGCTGCAGAATTTCAGGCTAGAATAGCCGACCAACAGGGGATCGGCGCCGACGTGCGCTTGCAAATTTACGCTAATGCTTATCGCATTCGCCTAAAAGAGACCATGGAAACCGATCATGAAATGCTCGGGCTATATCTCGGGGATGAGCTCTTCGACAAACTCGCCGCGCAATACACTCAAGCTAATCCATCTAGATTTCGCTCCCTGCGGGAATTTTGCGATGCCTTGCCTGATTTTTTACAGCAAGACAGTTTTTTCAGCCAATATCCCATATTGGCAGACATCGCCCGTTTCGAGCGCCGCTTGCTCAGTGCCTTCGCTGCCGCCGATACTAGCAGGGCAAGCTTCAGTGAACTGCAAGCCCTAGCGCCAGAATACTGGCCAAATTGCCGCCTGCGCTTTCACCCCAGTGTGCAAATTTTTATCTGCCACAGTAATGCGGTTGAATCTTGGCAGGCTTTAAAACAAGCCAAGGCGCCAGCCGCTGCTGAATATCAATCCAGACGAGCGTGGCTGCTATGGCGTGGAACGAGCCGTTTAACAGAATTTATTTCCTTAACCGAGGAGCAATTACTGCTACTCCAAGGCTTTATTCGAGGGGAAAACTTTGCCAGCCAATGCGAACTCATGCTCGAATTTCACGATGAACAGCTCGCACCCTTGAAGGTATTACAAGCCCTGCAAGCCTGGTTCACCATGGGGATCATTCGCAGTGTGGAAGTAAGTTAG
- a CDS encoding curli production assembly/transport protein CsgE: MKALAIISLFLTILCCAPSTLAGQMAEDEIEISGLVIDRTLTRFGKDFSFYYSSYWRDLSFTQGFNVTLNETVFPQAGTLLTLEINGTKIYSTHFGRRASPVKEKAEQAVLISIDYIAQVKAQALTGELSSNYDGF; the protein is encoded by the coding sequence ATGAAAGCACTGGCGATAATAAGTTTGTTCCTCACAATTCTGTGCTGTGCGCCTAGTACCTTGGCTGGGCAGATGGCGGAAGATGAAATCGAGATCAGTGGTTTAGTGATTGATAGAACCTTGACTCGCTTCGGCAAGGATTTCAGTTTTTATTATTCAAGCTATTGGCGTGATTTATCTTTCACTCAAGGTTTTAACGTCACCCTAAATGAAACTGTTTTTCCTCAGGCAGGCACTCTATTGACCTTGGAAATTAACGGCACAAAAATTTATTCTACCCACTTTGGCAGGCGAGCTTCACCCGTAAAAGAAAAAGCCGAGCAGGCGGTATTGATCAGTATTGATTACATAGCGCAAGTGAAGGCTCAAGCATTAACCGGTGAATTATCGAGTAACTACGACGGATTTTAG
- a CDS encoding BufA2 family periplasmic bufferin-type metallophore: MNKNAQSTLTGAALAMAMASMSGYATAGETATAPAAGSADLVHCYGVNACKGHNDCKTADNACGGQASCKGKGFVSLPSKSCGDVGGDVRDAWVGSIVQADLVHCYGVNVCKGHNDCKGADNACAGQASCKGSGFVAASAKACGDIGGKTGS; the protein is encoded by the coding sequence ATGAATAAGAATGCACAAAGTACCCTCACAGGCGCGGCATTAGCCATGGCTATGGCCAGTATGTCTGGTTACGCCACTGCAGGTGAAACAGCCACCGCACCCGCGGCTGGCAGCGCAGATTTGGTCCATTGCTATGGCGTTAACGCCTGTAAAGGCCACAACGATTGTAAAACCGCAGACAATGCCTGTGGTGGCCAAGCAAGTTGTAAAGGTAAAGGCTTTGTTAGCCTTCCTTCAAAAAGCTGCGGCGATGTCGGTGGTGATGTCAGAGATGCTTGGGTCGGCAGTATAGTTCAAGCCGATCTTGTCCACTGCTATGGTGTTAACGTCTGTAAAGGCCATAACGACTGTAAAGGCGCCGATAACGCCTGTGCTGGACAAGCAAGCTGTAAAGGCAGCGGTTTTGTTGCCGCGTCGGCAAAAGCCTGTGGTGACATTGGCGGTAAAACTGGCTCTTAA
- a CDS encoding MOSC domain-containing protein yields MKIISTNISKSKTISYNGKDVKTGIFKVPTCDEVTIDTFNIVGDEQADLIHHGGEHKAVYAFSSNHYDYWKGILANKNLSYGAFGENFSVSNLSEEDVKIGDQFRFGSTLLEVSQPRVPCFKLGIALNNANAVKLFTKNYCTGVYFRVLEPGVAQTGDTVSIEKHATHDISIKKLFQAYFDRNYVGLERVFSKALDLETLAPEWKDKLAKRLSITSD; encoded by the coding sequence GTGAAAATAATATCAACAAACATTTCCAAATCAAAAACCATTTCGTATAACGGAAAAGACGTCAAAACTGGGATATTTAAAGTACCGACTTGCGATGAAGTGACTATTGATACGTTCAACATTGTTGGCGACGAGCAAGCAGATCTTATTCATCACGGTGGTGAGCATAAAGCCGTTTACGCTTTTTCATCTAATCATTATGACTACTGGAAGGGGATTTTAGCTAATAAAAATCTTTCATATGGGGCGTTCGGTGAAAACTTTAGCGTATCAAACTTATCTGAAGAAGATGTGAAAATTGGCGATCAGTTTCGCTTCGGTTCAACGCTACTTGAAGTGAGTCAGCCAAGGGTGCCTTGTTTCAAACTTGGGATAGCGCTTAATAATGCTAATGCCGTTAAGCTTTTTACAAAAAATTATTGTACCGGCGTGTATTTTAGGGTGCTAGAGCCTGGGGTCGCCCAAACTGGGGATACTGTATCAATTGAGAAACATGCTACCCACGATATCAGCATTAAAAAACTTTTTCAGGCATATTTTGATAGAAATTATGTGGGTTTAGAGAGGGTGTTTTCCAAAGCTTTAGACTTAGAAACGCTTGCTCCAGAATGGAAAGATAAACTGGCGAAAAGATTGTCAATAACAAGCGACTAG
- the cysC gene encoding adenylyl-sulfate kinase: MTDIVWHQHSIDQAARGAQKSQNPVLLWFTGLSGAGKSTLAGALERALFDAGFHTYLLDGDNVRHGLCKDLGFSLSDRDENLRRVGEVAKLMVDAGLVVLSAFISPTRAERDRVRALFPEGRFIEVHVSTPLSVCEARDPKGLYVKARSGEIKEFTGISSPYEAPTAAELTIDTSRGDLATQVQAMLAYLTAIEVIDANKLSALA; this comes from the coding sequence ATGACAGATATAGTGTGGCATCAACATAGCATTGATCAGGCGGCCCGCGGGGCGCAGAAGAGTCAAAATCCTGTGCTACTTTGGTTTACTGGGCTTTCTGGCGCGGGTAAGTCGACCCTTGCTGGGGCATTAGAACGCGCCTTATTTGATGCAGGCTTTCATACCTATTTGCTCGATGGCGACAATGTGCGCCACGGTTTATGCAAAGACTTAGGCTTTAGCCTCTCTGACAGAGACGAAAACCTACGCCGCGTGGGTGAAGTGGCTAAATTGATGGTGGATGCCGGCCTTGTGGTGTTATCTGCCTTTATCTCGCCAACCCGCGCCGAGCGCGATCGGGTGCGGGCCTTGTTCCCCGAAGGGCGCTTTATCGAAGTGCACGTATCGACGCCCCTTAGCGTGTGTGAAGCCCGTGATCCTAAAGGCTTATATGTCAAAGCCCGCAGCGGCGAGATTAAAGAATTCACTGGCATATCATCACCCTATGAAGCGCCAACGGCAGCAGAACTCACCATAGACACCAGCCGAGGCGACTTAGCCACTCAGGTACAAGCCATGCTAGCCTACTTAACTGCCATTGAAGTCATCGATGCCAATAAGCTCAGCGCATTGGCATAA